A single window of Dendropsophus ebraccatus isolate aDenEbr1 chromosome 5, aDenEbr1.pat, whole genome shotgun sequence DNA harbors:
- the LOC138792815 gene encoding ileal sodium/bile acid cotransporter-like gives MTQNMSFCPANATICNGADCLLPPDNFNKILNTILSTTITILLALVMFSLGCSVEFKKFWGHIRWPWGIIVGFLCQFGVMPIAGFVLALAFNVHPLQAIVILIMGCCPGGTGSNVLSYWVDGDMDLSLSMTTCSTLFALGMMPLCLFLYTKKWVDSNAIVIPYDTIGISLVTLVVPVAIGIFVNYKWPKQAKIILKVGSATGGILIVTIAVIGGVLYKGSWIIDPKLWIVGTVFPAIGFTMGFILAAMANLSWQRCRTVALETGMQNTQLCSTIVQLSFTPQQLGLIFTFPLIYSIFQILIAILFLICYQIYKRICGKKLAVDDSAELPCEQTNEGFDLGEKPTLDEKSNI, from the exons ATGACTCAAAATATGTCATTTTGTCCAGCAAATGCCACCATTTGCAATGGTGCAGACTGTCTATTGCCGCCGGACAACTTTAATAAGATTCTTAACACTATTTTGAGTACCACAATCACAATCTTGTTGGCTCTTGTCATGTTctccctgggctgcagtgtggAGTTTAAGAAGTTTTGGGGTCACATTAGATGGCCATGGGGTATCATAGTGGGTTTTCTTTGTCAGTTCGGAGTCATGCCAATTGCTGGTTTTGTGCTAGCACTTGCATTTAATGTCCACCCACTTCAAGCTATTGTAATTCTTATAATGGGATGTTGTCCAGGAGGCACTGGTTCCAATGTTTTGTCATATTGGGTGGATGGAGACATGGACTTAAG ctTGAGCATGACCACTTGTTCCACATTGTTTGCACTTGGTATGATGCCTCTTTGCCTATTCCTATACACCAAAAAATGGGTTGATTCTAATGCCATTGTAATACCATATGATACCATTG GTATTTCTTTGGTAACTCTAGTAGTTCCTGTTGCGATTGGAATATTTGTAAACTATAAATGGCCCAAACAAGCAAAAATTATTTTGAAG gtGGGGTCAGCAACTGGAGGTATTCTCATAGTTACTATAGCTGTGATTGGAGGAGTATTGTACAAAGGATCCTGGATCATAGATCCAAAATTGTGGATAGTAGGAACTGTATTTCCAGCTATAGGATTCACAATGGGCTTCATCCTAGCAGCCATGGCCAATTTATCATGGCAAAG GTGTCGCACTGTGGCGTTGGAGACTGGGATGCAGAACACACAGTTATGTTCTACCATTGTACAACTTTCATTTACACCTCAGCAGCTGGGACTGATCTTCACATTCCCAttgatatacagtattttccaAATTCTGATTGCCATCCTGTTTCTCATAT GTTACCAAATATATAAAAGGATATGTGGCAAAAAACTTGCAGTGGATGATTCAGCTGAGTTGCCCTGTGAACAGACAAATGAGGGATTTGATCTTGGAGAAAAGCCAACTCTCGATGAAAAGTCAAATATATGA